One genomic segment of Hordeum vulgare subsp. vulgare chromosome 2H, MorexV3_pseudomolecules_assembly, whole genome shotgun sequence includes these proteins:
- the LOC123431045 gene encoding uncharacterized protein LOC123431045 has product MATDGMSRLSVGVSVMVALSLAVFLTIVILLLADLFCSHLRRRRLRADATDPPHKWPKRGRGVAGSFSPPHTAGTAADDASVATTATTTTTAREALTSTPPFYYAHGVMCAPSRKDLLLAIPRLEAAVWRWSPARRSSPSPSPPRSDEPTARGSSSSSAHSDGLMYISNPVYERGAAAGHEHDTPFETPEASPSRCGITEEGREGGAFSPPLSMMRKLPPLGVLACPPPAVFDGRPPVTLWPGTVADANRASSSSSNFTARFFSS; this is encoded by the coding sequence ATGGCGACCGACGGCATGTCGAGGCTGAGCGTCGGGGTGAGCGTCATGGTGGCGCTCAGCCTGgccgtcttcctcaccatcgtcatcctcctcctcgccgaCCTCTTCTGCTcccacctccgccgccgccgcctccgcgcgGACGCCACGGATCCGCCGCACAAGTGGCCGAAGCGCGGCCGCGGCGTCGCGGGGTCCTTCTCCCCGCCGCACACCGCCGGCACGGCTGCCGACGACGCGTCCGTGGCCACcacggccaccaccaccaccacggcgcGCGAGGCGCTCACCAGCACCCCGCCCTTCTACTACGCGCACGGCGTCATGTGCGCGCCCAGCCGCAAGGACCTGCTCCTCGCCATCCCCAGGCTGGAGGCCGCCGTGTGGAGGTGGTCGCCCGCGCGCCGCTCCTCGCCGTCCCCCTCGCCGCCGCGGTCCGACGAGCCCACGGCCcgcggctcctcctcctcctccgcgcaCAGCGACGGCCTCATGTACATCTCCAACCCGGTGTACGAGCGGGGCGCCGCCGCCGGGCACGAGCACGACACGCCGTTCGAGACGCCGGAGGCATCGCCGTCGCGGTGCGGGATCACGGAGGAGGGCCGGGAGGGCGGGGCGTTCTCGCCGCCGCTGTCCATGATGAGGAAGCTACCGCCGCTGGGCGTGCTGGCGTGCCCCCCGCCCGCGGTCTTCGATGGCCGGCCGCCGGTGACGTTGTGGCCCGGCACGGTCGCCGACGCCAACCgggcctcctcctcgtcgtccaaCTTCACCGCGCGCTTCTTCTCTTCCTAG